The sequence TGGCAGCGTCATCCGCTTTGACGGCAACGCCGCCGTGCTCGTCGGCAAGAACGAAGAGCCCATCGGCACCCGTATCTTCGGACCTGTGGTTCGCGAATTGCGCGCCAAGGGCTTCATGAAGATCATCAGCCTCGCGCCGGAGGTGCTGTAATGGCTTCCGCTAAGATCAAGAAGGGCGACACCGTCGTCGTTCGTTCGGGCAAGGACAAGGGCCGTACCGGCACCGTGCTCCAGGTCCTTCCGAAGGATGACAAGGTCGTTGTCGGCGGTATCAATATCGCTGCCCGTCACCGCAAGCCCAGCCAGCAGAACCCCCAGGGCGGTATCGACCGCTTCGAGGCTCCGCTGCACATCTCCAAGGTTTCGGTCGCTGACAAGGATGGCAAGCCCACCCGCGTCCGCTTCGAAGTCAAGGACGGCAAGAAGGTCCGTGTGGCCGTGAAGTCCGGGGAGGCCATCGATGGCTGATAAGTATACGCCGCGTATGCGGTCGAAGTATGACGCCGAGATCGCTGCTGCGATGCAGGCCAAGTTCGGCTACTCGAATGCGATGGAAATTCCGCGCATCGAAAAGATCACGCTCAACATGGGCGTGGGCGAAGCGAGCCAGGACAAGAAGAAGGTCACGACCGCAGCTGCCGAAATGGAGCTGATTGCCGGTCAGAAGCCTGTCATCACCAAGGCGAAGAAGTCGATCGCGCAGTTCAAGCTGCGTGAAGGCATGCCGATCGGTTGCAAGGTGACCCTGCGCCGCGAACGCATGTACGAATTCCTTGACCGCCTCATCACCATCGCAATGCCCCGCATCCGCGACTTTCGTGGTTTGAACCCGAAGTCGTTCGATGGCCGTGGCAACTATGC is a genomic window of Novosphingobium sp. MMS21-SN21R containing:
- the rplX gene encoding 50S ribosomal protein L24 — protein: MASAKIKKGDTVVVRSGKDKGRTGTVLQVLPKDDKVVVGGINIAARHRKPSQQNPQGGIDRFEAPLHISKVSVADKDGKPTRVRFEVKDGKKVRVAVKSGEAIDG
- the rplE gene encoding 50S ribosomal protein L5; the encoded protein is MADKYTPRMRSKYDAEIAAAMQAKFGYSNAMEIPRIEKITLNMGVGEASQDKKKVTTAAAEMELIAGQKPVITKAKKSIAQFKLREGMPIGCKVTLRRERMYEFLDRLITIAMPRIRDFRGLNPKSFDGRGNYAMGLKEQIIFPEISYDQIEKVRGMDIIVTTTAKTDDEARELLRLFGFPFPQEAAEEQQAA